The nucleotide sequence tgagtagttttgtaaagtacgagatatatTCCTtcactcacaaaatgccttggctgatgagatttcagatttgagccctataaaccaaaaAGGAGGGGGTAAATAGATAttttcttataaaaaatagaggaATATAAATTTATAATTGCCATGATCTAAAATAACGAAAATTGTCATGCTACTTTATAAAACTGCCATTTCTCTAATTTATAAATTTACAATGGTATGATTTAGAAAAAAGTGCCATGTGATCTACTTTTTTAATAAATTTTTGCGGTGGAGATGTTTCACTGTGCGAACAATGCCATATTGGAGaacatttttactttatttttgcCATGCACCAAACACAAAACATGCTACaaatttttgatttattttgtccACTTTGCAAAAATCATGAAAAATGGCATGCCAAGGAAAAAATAAAACTGTCATGCCAATAAAAAAAAGGTCATCCTCTTAATAATAGAAATGCCACGCTCTCAAATAATAAAACTGACATATTGTTAATACTAAAATTGCCGGTTTGAAATGGCTTTGATAGCAACCTTTCCATTAGTGTTTTGCTCATTTAAGGAAATGatttccatgataagttatacgcGCACTCACATGGGCTAATGGTTAATGTTTGCATTGGTAAATCATGAGATATATATAGTGTTATCTATTCGTAAATCTTGCAATTGTTTTGGTTAACGTCTTGGTGCATTTTTATCATGTATTCCTATTACTGTTCAGATTAACTAGATTTATTTTGTAAATAATACGTAGTCATTTGGCTCGAGTAATATCATGACCATACTCGATACTGTGATTTTCAAAGAATGTACAAAAAAAAAAAACTTAAAGCATACATTTTATTATATTTTATTTGTTTGCTAATATTGGAATGCTAACTTCACATTTTTCTCTTCCTGTATTGCATCAATTGGAAAGTCATTAATGGACtactcaaatgacaacacatagaGGTTGTTTGGTTTGTACCCCACACTGGCCTTACCAATCTTGGCTCGCCAAATAATTGGCGTAGGATTTTGCCTCTCGTGCCTGGGCATAATATTGGCTTAGAATTGAACTAGGGTTGTCATAGAAGTGTAGGCGCACCAATTTTTTGGTCTCCATCCAAGTGACCACCAAGGTGGGGTCAACGCTCAATTCTTCTGCAGGGCAAGTGAGGGCAATGATCCAAAACAACCCCATAACCACTTGTATAGTTACAGTTAGTTGAGTTTTTCTCTTTGTTTATCCATGTTCTTTGTTTCACACTTGTATAATGTCAGCATGCATTGCACAAGCCTTGAGAAGTAACGACAATCATGCTGAAACCATGGATGGCACTAGTAACTTCTATTAGAATGCGAACCAACTTGTGGTTAGatagttaggaggacagtggtatccccggCCCATTTgaattcaagtcctagacttgacacgGATGCTCGCATTTTCCTGAATTTATTACAGGTCTTCCCGCGATGTGTGCTCTGTGGGAGGAGAGACGTTGTCGTCGTCGACTACCAAGGCATCTATGgcaacttcgtcaatctcaagatgatgtgtccGCTTAGTCTCCCAGAAGTGCTCATAAGGATAGGTTGTGCATGCGtgcgttcataagggtgagtgtatgtACGTATATATGAGCATCTGTATTATGTTAAAAAATCTTCTATTAGGACAAACAGAATATATAAGAGATCTCAATATATAATCACATTTCTAGGGTTGGATTAAGAAGTCAATAACCATTTATATAGTACTAAAAGAAGTTGCTAAACAGTTCCTATCCATGATTAGTGATCTAAAGCCAGTGCATCATGCATCATGCAGTGCAAATGATTAAACAAGTTTACAAAATCCAGTGCTTACTGGTTTGGCAAGCCTCGCCACTGCATGGTGGTACACACATTATACATATACTAAATCTAACCAGGATTCTTTTTTTCActgtttttttgactttttttatcAGTAAAAAAACCGGCCAATGGGAGGCCGCCACGTTAATTACTGGGGGATATTGCGGTGTACGCTTTGAAGTGTATCCAGCGATTGTTTTGGTTGGATTGGCTCTGTTGGCCGGATATACTTTGTCCAGCTGAGTCGGTTGCCGCTTGATTCACCGCTCCAATCGCTCTCTCTAGAAAAAGGCATCGCTAGACATACCTATATAAAGGCTGCACGGCTGCCTCGCTTCCCACCGCCACCGCTGCAGAACAGTCAACCGCTGCTCCACCGCCGTCGCAATCCGTCGTCACACCACGTTCTCGgcatccaccaccgcctccaccgatGGCCTGATCCGGTTTTCGTCCCGCTCCTCGGCTTCTCGATGCCCCAACGTCGCCTCTCACCTCCGACCTCTTCCAGCGCCCTCCCCGTTCCCGTACGGCCTCCTCCAACGACCTCACTAACTAGGTTCGTCGTCTACTCTACACCGATGCTGAGCTGCCTGTAACGTGTTCGGTCAATTGCCCCAACCGAGCCAAGTCTATATACCGGACCAGCGTGGAGCGAGTTTGGCCGCCGGGACCTCCAAAACGGCGCTTGATGTTCGAAAACCTCTCGTGTGCAGGCCACCCTGGTTACTGTCGATGGGAACTATAGCGAGCGCCCACGGCGTTGGCGCTGACGAGGAGGCCTCGAGAATACGGAGATGTGGCCTGACCGCTCGAGCTTGCTTCTGCTTTTCCAGGAACCACCAGCGTAAGTCTTcacctatggtctgattgtatatttttagttatatacaaattttgcaaatctttgtgaatCATCCCCTCTCGCGAGCACCTCGATGTTGTCTCGCAGGTCCAACGCCTTCATAGCCTCCGGCCACCTGCAGCAACCCCAGGGTTGGCGTTGTGTCCCAGGCTGCGGGACAGCCCTGCTCCGGCAGCCTCGCCTAGCAGCTCTGGCACACGTGCAGGACGCGTCCCTGCTGTTCCCGTGCGACCATGAAGTTGTGGAGGATGCCCCCTTCCATTGTGGAGATGGTTTCTATTGCGCTAGAGGGAGTTTCATTTGTCGCCGAAAAATTCTCAATCCTTTAGTACAACTGCGGCTCTCTTCAATCATCCATTATTCAGGTTTATGGAACTACAGTTCTTTACTGAGTAGCGAGCACTTCTTTTCTCAATGCTCTTTTTCCAGTTAGTGACATACTGTCAGCGATCATTTGGTGCTGATGTTTCAACCTTGCCCCTAATTTATCCCTTGATTTTCTCTTCCAGTGTATGAGATCTTGGGTGAGTGCTACTATGATAGAAGATGCGTAAATAATGTTTTAGTAATGGATGTTGGTTGCCTTTGTGAGAAGCTCTCAGGTAAAAAATAGATGCAAGATGATTGTTTTGAAGTACCAATGCACATTGCAATACACGTATCTACTTTAAATTCGTTAGGGACAACTAGATGCATGTGTATCATTCTTTCAAGGTTTCTGGTTTGATGAAATATAAGCTTTGTACATTGGGTACATTATGTAGACTGTATTAAGTTCAGGAAGTAAAGTAACTTATTAGCTCACAGAGTTCCGGTCTGGACCGAGACCATATGTTCCTGCCATGAACagttaaatccagaaaatatcAAAATATTCAGAAAATTATGAGTTTTTTCTAACGGACAGACATCTTCTGGTTTTCCCTTTGTTTGGTCCAGTACCCTGTACTCCAAAACAATCAGATGTCCCATCTGTTGAGCAGACTTGAAAATCAGAGGGTTACTGAAGTATTGGAGTAAACTGAATAGGGAGCCACACCCATTACTGGATGGGTCGGAAGCAATTTGTTCAAATTTCTGGAGTACTCAATTTTCTATGATATGCCTGTGCTCTTGTATCGTGCTAACGAAAGCTATTTTGCCGTTGTGGTATTTGGTTACACATCCAGCCCAGCTATTAGATTGTTATAGGCTATTTGTTTCTCTATTTTTGGTTGTGCTTCCTGATTGACAGTATATGTTCTGCTGCAGGCTGTGTACAAGGAAACAGTATGGTCGTATCCCTTGGTGGTTATCCTTGCAGGTGCTTATGTATTGATCAATCGATTTTAGATTATTGTTGATCGTGATGGTTCATGGACCTGAGTACCTGGCACTGACCCCCTTCCATGTGATGCAGCAGGCATGAGCACGGGGACAAAAACTAATTGCAGGCCAGGGAGGTTAGTATAAGGCAAGCTGTTTAAATTTCCATGATGCAACACCCATCAAGTATTCAGTTGGGATTTCAAAACCGGGATAACTAAATACTGGGAGATGATAGACAATTTTCCAGGTAACTCTTGTGATTTTTGAATGTAGGACCTGAATAGTTGATGTGTGTAGCAGAAGAATGCAGAGCGACTAATTATTTGAGATAATTTTTTAACCTCAGATAGGATAATGTGGGATATTATTGGTTCATCATGTCTGCACTAAgaaggcaatgaacatgaaccaaaTAATTGATCCGACTTAATTTTGTTTGTTTGCTCTATGTATGGTAACACGTCTCTGTCATGCTTATTCTTAACTGCCACATTTATGGACAAGAACTCATTAGTTAGTTTAGTTCCTCTTTTCTGTTCTACACTTATAGCATTAAGGGCATCGTGCGATAGTTAGCAGGTTCTTTTTGTGGTTGGTCAGGACATCCTGCTACATAGTTCGACCATTTTATTTAGTATAATTGAGAAACACGTCACTTGATTTTTCTTTCAAGTTACATTGATGAGACAATAGATTGGCTATATAGTGTAAGTTTGTAGCATGACTGTGAGGTCTATTGCCCCCTAAAGTTTCATATATTGCATTACCTCAGTTCTTTTAATGATGTTTAGATAGATTGATTTTCGTTCATTCATTATGCATTGCAATGTTAACTTCCTCACTACCCATTAATTTCCAATGTTCATATGTGAAGACATGCTCATATGCACTTCTACGTCTCACATGGTTAACCCTTTTTTGGAATAGAAAGGCAGGATGGATATTGTTTCAGTGTAGGTATTCTTTAG is from Triticum aestivum cultivar Chinese Spring chromosome 3A, IWGSC CS RefSeq v2.1, whole genome shotgun sequence and encodes:
- the LOC123057870 gene encoding uncharacterized protein isoform X1 — encoded protein: MLSRRSNAFIASGHLQQPQGWRCVPGCGTALLRQPRLAALAHVQDASLLFPCDHEVVEDAPFHCGDGFYCARGSFICRRKILNPLVQLRLSSIIHYSVYEILGECYYDRRCVNNVLVMDVGCLCEKLSGCVQGNSMVVSLGGYPCSRHEHGDKN
- the LOC123057870 gene encoding uncharacterized protein isoform X2 → MLSRRSNAFIASGHLQQPQGWRCVPGCGTALLRQPRLAALAHVQDASLLFPCDHEVVEDAPFHCGDGFYCARGSFICRRKILNPLVQLRLSSIIHYSVYEILGECYYDRRCVNNVLVMDVGCLCEKLSGCVQGNSMVVSLGGYPCRHEHGDKN